A stretch of the Gossypium hirsutum isolate 1008001.06 chromosome D07, Gossypium_hirsutum_v2.1, whole genome shotgun sequence genome encodes the following:
- the LOC107954244 gene encoding uncharacterized protein isoform X4, whose product MMGGEGFRTASAAAGVAPDKAASFNDVVREFMKGLLEMSVEFGRGCRDVVRQSLVTEDSFLVRNFGNDSYIGRKIKVPKDNVLRRLRLFNEYLVPEDKDPLHAWSVILSVFLLALAVLSLSIEYDTAIPVAKNVYIHPPSADRIILPDGRYMAYREQGVPADRARFSIIIPHSFLSSRLSGIPGLKASLLEEFGVRLLTYDLPGFGESDPYPYRNLESSASDMLFLANALGVSDKFWVVGYSTGSVHAWAALRYIPDRLAGAAMFAPMVNPYDSLMNRGERYGIWEKWTRKRKFMYFLARRFPKFLSYFYRQSFLSGKHGQIDQWLALTLGRRDRALIEDPIYEEFWQRDVEESIRQGNAKPFVEEAVLQVSNWGFSLADLKLQKKQRGKGILNLIKFFLSGSEEEYTGFLGPIHIWQGMDDKVVPPSMTDFVHRVLPSAAVHKLPYEGHFTYLYFCDECHRQIFTTLFGTPQGPLPVNNTIEVEQTPLDDIQVQEDASTQDDFKTD is encoded by the exons ATGATGGGCGGCGAGGGGTTTAGAACAGCATCCGCCGCCGCCGGCGTAGCACCGGATAAAGCGGCGAGTTTTAACGATGTGGTGCGTGAATTCATGAAGGGATTGCTGGAGATGAGCGTGGAATTCGGGAGAGGTTGTCGGGATGTAGTGCGGCAGAGTTTGGTTACAGAGGATTCGTTTTTAGTGAGGAATTTCGGTAACGATTCTTACATTGGTCGAAAAATCAAGGTTCCTAAAGACAATGTTTTAAGGAGATTGAGATTGTTTAATGAGTACTTGGTTCCAGAAGACAAAGATCCTTTGCATGCTTGGTCTGTAATACTCTCCGTCTTCCTTCTTGCTCTTGCAG TCTTGAGTTTAAGTATAGAGTATGATACTGCAATCCCGGTGGCAAAGAACGTGTACATACATCCTCCTAGTGCCGATCGAATAATTCTACCGGACGGTAGATATATGGCATATAGAGAGCAAGGCGTTCCAGCCGATAGAGCTAGATTTTCGATCatcattccacattcatttcttTCTTCCCGACTTTCAG GGATTCCTGGACTTAAGGCTTCGCTATTAGAAGAATTTGGAGTGCGGTTGTTGACATATGATCTTCCGGGTTTTGGTGAGAGTGATCCTTACCCCTATAGGAACCTCGAGTCATCAGCATCGGATATGTTGTTCTTAGCAAATGCGCTTGGTGTTAGTGACAAGTTTTGGGTTGTAGGATACTCAACTGGTAGTGTGCATGCCTGGGCTGCTCTCAGATATATTCCCGATAGACTTGCGG GTGCAGCTATGTTTGCTCCAATGGTCAATCCTTATGATTCACTGATGAATAGGGGAGAAAGATATGGAATCTGGGAAAAGTGGACTCGGAAAaggaaatttatgtattttttggCTCGAAGATTTCCTAAATTTCTATCTTACTTCTACCGGCAAAGCTTCCTCTCTGGAAAGCATGGTCAGATTGATCAATGGCTAGCATTGACACTGGGAAGAAGG GATAGAGCTTTGATAGAAGACCCTATCTATGAAGAATTCTGGCAAAGGGATGTCGAAGAATCAATCCGACAAGGAAATGCAAAACCTTTTGTGGAGGAAGCTGTATTGCAAGTTTCTAATTGGGGATTCAGCCTTGCAGACCTCAAATTACAGAAGAAACAGAGAGGAAAAGGAATCCtaaatttgatcaagtttttTCTTAGTGGCTCTGAGGAAGAATATACTGGTTTTCTTGGTCCAATACACATATGGCAG GGGATGGATGATAAAGTAGTCCCACCTTCAATGACTGATTTCGTTCATAGGGTTCTGCCAAGTGCTGCAGTTCATAAACTCCCATATGAGGGtcattttacatatttatatttctGTGATGAATGCCATAGACAGATATTTACCACACTTTTTGGAACCCCACAAGGCCCTCTCCCTGTCAACAATACCATAGAAGTGGAACAAACACCATTGGATGATATACAAGTGCAGGAAGATGCTTCAACTCAGGATGATTTTAAGACAGACTGA
- the LOC107954244 gene encoding uncharacterized protein isoform X1 has protein sequence MMGGEGFRTASAAAGVAPDKAASFNDVVREFMKGLLEMSVEFGRGCRDVVRQSLVTEDSFLVRNFGNDSYIGRKIKVPKDNVLRRLRLFNEYLVPEDKDPLHAWSVILSVFLLALAGTFGFYFSVDQLLIKRSIAAVLSLSIEYDTAIPVAKNVYIHPPSADRIILPDGRYMAYREQGVPADRARFSIIIPHSFLSSRLSVCVLLPPPPPPHQMLGIPGLKASLLEEFGVRLLTYDLPGFGESDPYPYRNLESSASDMLFLANALGVSDKFWVVGYSTGSVHAWAALRYIPDRLAGAAMFAPMVNPYDSLMNRGERYGIWEKWTRKRKFMYFLARRFPKFLSYFYRQSFLSGKHGQIDQWLALTLGRRDRALIEDPIYEEFWQRDVEESIRQGNAKPFVEEAVLQVSNWGFSLADLKLQKKQRGKGILNLIKFFLSGSEEEYTGFLGPIHIWQGMDDKVVPPSMTDFVHRVLPSAAVHKLPYEGHFTYLYFCDECHRQIFTTLFGTPQGPLPVNNTIEVEQTPLDDIQVQEDASTQDDFKTD, from the exons ATGATGGGCGGCGAGGGGTTTAGAACAGCATCCGCCGCCGCCGGCGTAGCACCGGATAAAGCGGCGAGTTTTAACGATGTGGTGCGTGAATTCATGAAGGGATTGCTGGAGATGAGCGTGGAATTCGGGAGAGGTTGTCGGGATGTAGTGCGGCAGAGTTTGGTTACAGAGGATTCGTTTTTAGTGAGGAATTTCGGTAACGATTCTTACATTGGTCGAAAAATCAAGGTTCCTAAAGACAATGTTTTAAGGAGATTGAGATTGTTTAATGAGTACTTGGTTCCAGAAGACAAAGATCCTTTGCATGCTTGGTCTGTAATACTCTCCGTCTTCCTTCTTGCTCTTGCAG GTAcctttggtttttatttttctgttgATCAATTACTGATAAAAAGGAGCATTGCTGCAGTCTTGAGTTTAAGTATAGAGTATGATACTGCAATCCCGGTGGCAAAGAACGTGTACATACATCCTCCTAGTGCCGATCGAATAATTCTACCGGACGGTAGATATATGGCATATAGAGAGCAAGGCGTTCCAGCCGATAGAGCTAGATTTTCGATCatcattccacattcatttcttTCTTCCCGACTTTCAG TTTGTGTCCTTTTGCCCCCACCCCCACCCCCCCACCAAATGCTAGGGATTCCTGGACTTAAGGCTTCGCTATTAGAAGAATTTGGAGTGCGGTTGTTGACATATGATCTTCCGGGTTTTGGTGAGAGTGATCCTTACCCCTATAGGAACCTCGAGTCATCAGCATCGGATATGTTGTTCTTAGCAAATGCGCTTGGTGTTAGTGACAAGTTTTGGGTTGTAGGATACTCAACTGGTAGTGTGCATGCCTGGGCTGCTCTCAGATATATTCCCGATAGACTTGCGG GTGCAGCTATGTTTGCTCCAATGGTCAATCCTTATGATTCACTGATGAATAGGGGAGAAAGATATGGAATCTGGGAAAAGTGGACTCGGAAAaggaaatttatgtattttttggCTCGAAGATTTCCTAAATTTCTATCTTACTTCTACCGGCAAAGCTTCCTCTCTGGAAAGCATGGTCAGATTGATCAATGGCTAGCATTGACACTGGGAAGAAGG GATAGAGCTTTGATAGAAGACCCTATCTATGAAGAATTCTGGCAAAGGGATGTCGAAGAATCAATCCGACAAGGAAATGCAAAACCTTTTGTGGAGGAAGCTGTATTGCAAGTTTCTAATTGGGGATTCAGCCTTGCAGACCTCAAATTACAGAAGAAACAGAGAGGAAAAGGAATCCtaaatttgatcaagtttttTCTTAGTGGCTCTGAGGAAGAATATACTGGTTTTCTTGGTCCAATACACATATGGCAG GGGATGGATGATAAAGTAGTCCCACCTTCAATGACTGATTTCGTTCATAGGGTTCTGCCAAGTGCTGCAGTTCATAAACTCCCATATGAGGGtcattttacatatttatatttctGTGATGAATGCCATAGACAGATATTTACCACACTTTTTGGAACCCCACAAGGCCCTCTCCCTGTCAACAATACCATAGAAGTGGAACAAACACCATTGGATGATATACAAGTGCAGGAAGATGCTTCAACTCAGGATGATTTTAAGACAGACTGA
- the LOC107954244 gene encoding uncharacterized protein isoform X3, whose protein sequence is MMGGEGFRTASAAAGVAPDKAASFNDVVREFMKGLLEMSVEFGRGCRDVVRQSLVTEDSFLVRNFGNDSYIGRKIKVPKDNVLRRLRLFNEYLVPEDKDPLHAWSVILSVFLLALAVLSLSIEYDTAIPVAKNVYIHPPSADRIILPDGRYMAYREQGVPADRARFSIIIPHSFLSSRLSVCVLLPPPPPPHQMLGIPGLKASLLEEFGVRLLTYDLPGFGESDPYPYRNLESSASDMLFLANALGVSDKFWVVGYSTGSVHAWAALRYIPDRLAGAAMFAPMVNPYDSLMNRGERYGIWEKWTRKRKFMYFLARRFPKFLSYFYRQSFLSGKHGQIDQWLALTLGRRDRALIEDPIYEEFWQRDVEESIRQGNAKPFVEEAVLQVSNWGFSLADLKLQKKQRGKGILNLIKFFLSGSEEEYTGFLGPIHIWQGMDDKVVPPSMTDFVHRVLPSAAVHKLPYEGHFTYLYFCDECHRQIFTTLFGTPQGPLPVNNTIEVEQTPLDDIQVQEDASTQDDFKTD, encoded by the exons ATGATGGGCGGCGAGGGGTTTAGAACAGCATCCGCCGCCGCCGGCGTAGCACCGGATAAAGCGGCGAGTTTTAACGATGTGGTGCGTGAATTCATGAAGGGATTGCTGGAGATGAGCGTGGAATTCGGGAGAGGTTGTCGGGATGTAGTGCGGCAGAGTTTGGTTACAGAGGATTCGTTTTTAGTGAGGAATTTCGGTAACGATTCTTACATTGGTCGAAAAATCAAGGTTCCTAAAGACAATGTTTTAAGGAGATTGAGATTGTTTAATGAGTACTTGGTTCCAGAAGACAAAGATCCTTTGCATGCTTGGTCTGTAATACTCTCCGTCTTCCTTCTTGCTCTTGCAG TCTTGAGTTTAAGTATAGAGTATGATACTGCAATCCCGGTGGCAAAGAACGTGTACATACATCCTCCTAGTGCCGATCGAATAATTCTACCGGACGGTAGATATATGGCATATAGAGAGCAAGGCGTTCCAGCCGATAGAGCTAGATTTTCGATCatcattccacattcatttcttTCTTCCCGACTTTCAG TTTGTGTCCTTTTGCCCCCACCCCCACCCCCCCACCAAATGCTAGGGATTCCTGGACTTAAGGCTTCGCTATTAGAAGAATTTGGAGTGCGGTTGTTGACATATGATCTTCCGGGTTTTGGTGAGAGTGATCCTTACCCCTATAGGAACCTCGAGTCATCAGCATCGGATATGTTGTTCTTAGCAAATGCGCTTGGTGTTAGTGACAAGTTTTGGGTTGTAGGATACTCAACTGGTAGTGTGCATGCCTGGGCTGCTCTCAGATATATTCCCGATAGACTTGCGG GTGCAGCTATGTTTGCTCCAATGGTCAATCCTTATGATTCACTGATGAATAGGGGAGAAAGATATGGAATCTGGGAAAAGTGGACTCGGAAAaggaaatttatgtattttttggCTCGAAGATTTCCTAAATTTCTATCTTACTTCTACCGGCAAAGCTTCCTCTCTGGAAAGCATGGTCAGATTGATCAATGGCTAGCATTGACACTGGGAAGAAGG GATAGAGCTTTGATAGAAGACCCTATCTATGAAGAATTCTGGCAAAGGGATGTCGAAGAATCAATCCGACAAGGAAATGCAAAACCTTTTGTGGAGGAAGCTGTATTGCAAGTTTCTAATTGGGGATTCAGCCTTGCAGACCTCAAATTACAGAAGAAACAGAGAGGAAAAGGAATCCtaaatttgatcaagtttttTCTTAGTGGCTCTGAGGAAGAATATACTGGTTTTCTTGGTCCAATACACATATGGCAG GGGATGGATGATAAAGTAGTCCCACCTTCAATGACTGATTTCGTTCATAGGGTTCTGCCAAGTGCTGCAGTTCATAAACTCCCATATGAGGGtcattttacatatttatatttctGTGATGAATGCCATAGACAGATATTTACCACACTTTTTGGAACCCCACAAGGCCCTCTCCCTGTCAACAATACCATAGAAGTGGAACAAACACCATTGGATGATATACAAGTGCAGGAAGATGCTTCAACTCAGGATGATTTTAAGACAGACTGA
- the LOC107954244 gene encoding uncharacterized protein isoform X2: MMGGEGFRTASAAAGVAPDKAASFNDVVREFMKGLLEMSVEFGRGCRDVVRQSLVTEDSFLVRNFGNDSYIGRKIKVPKDNVLRRLRLFNEYLVPEDKDPLHAWSVILSVFLLALAGTFGFYFSVDQLLIKRSIAAVLSLSIEYDTAIPVAKNVYIHPPSADRIILPDGRYMAYREQGVPADRARFSIIIPHSFLSSRLSGIPGLKASLLEEFGVRLLTYDLPGFGESDPYPYRNLESSASDMLFLANALGVSDKFWVVGYSTGSVHAWAALRYIPDRLAGAAMFAPMVNPYDSLMNRGERYGIWEKWTRKRKFMYFLARRFPKFLSYFYRQSFLSGKHGQIDQWLALTLGRRDRALIEDPIYEEFWQRDVEESIRQGNAKPFVEEAVLQVSNWGFSLADLKLQKKQRGKGILNLIKFFLSGSEEEYTGFLGPIHIWQGMDDKVVPPSMTDFVHRVLPSAAVHKLPYEGHFTYLYFCDECHRQIFTTLFGTPQGPLPVNNTIEVEQTPLDDIQVQEDASTQDDFKTD, encoded by the exons ATGATGGGCGGCGAGGGGTTTAGAACAGCATCCGCCGCCGCCGGCGTAGCACCGGATAAAGCGGCGAGTTTTAACGATGTGGTGCGTGAATTCATGAAGGGATTGCTGGAGATGAGCGTGGAATTCGGGAGAGGTTGTCGGGATGTAGTGCGGCAGAGTTTGGTTACAGAGGATTCGTTTTTAGTGAGGAATTTCGGTAACGATTCTTACATTGGTCGAAAAATCAAGGTTCCTAAAGACAATGTTTTAAGGAGATTGAGATTGTTTAATGAGTACTTGGTTCCAGAAGACAAAGATCCTTTGCATGCTTGGTCTGTAATACTCTCCGTCTTCCTTCTTGCTCTTGCAG GTAcctttggtttttatttttctgttgATCAATTACTGATAAAAAGGAGCATTGCTGCAGTCTTGAGTTTAAGTATAGAGTATGATACTGCAATCCCGGTGGCAAAGAACGTGTACATACATCCTCCTAGTGCCGATCGAATAATTCTACCGGACGGTAGATATATGGCATATAGAGAGCAAGGCGTTCCAGCCGATAGAGCTAGATTTTCGATCatcattccacattcatttcttTCTTCCCGACTTTCAG GGATTCCTGGACTTAAGGCTTCGCTATTAGAAGAATTTGGAGTGCGGTTGTTGACATATGATCTTCCGGGTTTTGGTGAGAGTGATCCTTACCCCTATAGGAACCTCGAGTCATCAGCATCGGATATGTTGTTCTTAGCAAATGCGCTTGGTGTTAGTGACAAGTTTTGGGTTGTAGGATACTCAACTGGTAGTGTGCATGCCTGGGCTGCTCTCAGATATATTCCCGATAGACTTGCGG GTGCAGCTATGTTTGCTCCAATGGTCAATCCTTATGATTCACTGATGAATAGGGGAGAAAGATATGGAATCTGGGAAAAGTGGACTCGGAAAaggaaatttatgtattttttggCTCGAAGATTTCCTAAATTTCTATCTTACTTCTACCGGCAAAGCTTCCTCTCTGGAAAGCATGGTCAGATTGATCAATGGCTAGCATTGACACTGGGAAGAAGG GATAGAGCTTTGATAGAAGACCCTATCTATGAAGAATTCTGGCAAAGGGATGTCGAAGAATCAATCCGACAAGGAAATGCAAAACCTTTTGTGGAGGAAGCTGTATTGCAAGTTTCTAATTGGGGATTCAGCCTTGCAGACCTCAAATTACAGAAGAAACAGAGAGGAAAAGGAATCCtaaatttgatcaagtttttTCTTAGTGGCTCTGAGGAAGAATATACTGGTTTTCTTGGTCCAATACACATATGGCAG GGGATGGATGATAAAGTAGTCCCACCTTCAATGACTGATTTCGTTCATAGGGTTCTGCCAAGTGCTGCAGTTCATAAACTCCCATATGAGGGtcattttacatatttatatttctGTGATGAATGCCATAGACAGATATTTACCACACTTTTTGGAACCCCACAAGGCCCTCTCCCTGTCAACAATACCATAGAAGTGGAACAAACACCATTGGATGATATACAAGTGCAGGAAGATGCTTCAACTCAGGATGATTTTAAGACAGACTGA
- the LOC107954247 gene encoding uncharacterized protein At2g29880: protein MSGVPQSHASSQAARGSKRKWVPEEDAALVSCMVDLHNVGTFNADTGFKAGYLNELEKMLEKTLPRAMLKAKPNIESRIRCLKREWSVVYDMLNGQNNSGFGWDEHRQLVVAKDAVWESYVKSHKEASQFRHRSFPYYNQLTAIYARDRATGKDT from the exons atgtcaggtgttccacaatcacatgcttcttctcaagctgctcgaggaagcaaaagaaaatgggttccagaagaagatgcagccttggtttcttgcatggtggatttgcacaatgtaggaacatttaatgctgataccgggttcaaggccggttatttgaacgagctagaaaaaatgctagaaaagacTTTACCAAGAGCAATGTTAAAGGCGAagccaaatattgaatctcggattaggtgcctaaaaagggaatggtcagtcgtctacgacatgcttaatggccaaaacaatagcggttttggttgggacgagcataggcagctcgttgttgctaaagatgcagtttgggaatcctatgtaaag agtcacaaagaagcctctcagttcagacatcgttctttcccttactacaatCAGCTTACTGcaatatacgcaagagatcgggcaACTGGGAAAGACACTTAA
- the LOC121219144 gene encoding glutathione S-transferase F9-like: MQPLPLRAAQDLVRFLHQPIYRNQRFKLWLSYFEIYGGLAILLAYFLRLSKNKYLAGDFFSLADLSHLPFTQYLVGQMGKEYMTTNSKHVSAWWDDISSRPSWQKVLQLYAPPF, encoded by the coding sequence ATGCAACCATTACCTCTCAGAGCTGCACAAGACCTTGTTAGATTCTTGCATCAGCCAATTTACCGCAACCAGAGATTTAAATTGTGGCTTAGCTATTTTGAGATATATGGTGGCTTAGCTATTTTGCTTGCTTACTTTCTGAGGCTGTCAAAGAACAAGTACTTGGCTGGTGATTTCTTCAGCCTTGCTGACCTGAGCCACCTACCATTTACGCAGTACTTGGTGGGTCAAATGGGAAAGGAATACATGACAACCAACAGTAAGCATGTGAGTGCTTGGTGGGATGACATTAGCAGCAGACCGTCCTGGCAGAAGGTTCTCCAGCTCTATGCTCCTCCTTTCTAA